A window from Electrophorus electricus isolate fEleEle1 chromosome 7, fEleEle1.pri, whole genome shotgun sequence encodes these proteins:
- the LOC113573537 gene encoding zinc finger protein 345-like isoform X3 produces the protein MMGSVPPISSLRLLVPPLRLMSAFMWQIAQHQNVEHYEKLEEFVSLVTKLVPDVLTSRQKATLVIGLRAKMILEMCRGELPADLQTVKSHVYRIQSSHSSKVSYSEVENLQVKLLKLVLGLLEDPGKKQYFFQEVYPLEYGPDFDKALQVLVGHFLSRLEQLLPVPNFKQTSSVLSSCYWEWSDCVESVCRTESLLPLMQTGFCGTLGDNALPSIVEDRIISSLSLPPLTNVFTSSQSTDQSQPSLSSLSPSQSTQDADHEREQEVGFNLNLARTATIEYPKDHQSPTSNDGATDEAAERQRFEREIKEAIKHLEKESELSAQTAASLPSNEMTGVKTPGESVSGVSESAAAVLLITVKKPQVLIPRIALTKTDLPLEVSHSVATKSSQEGHRNSSKPQQNVAAPSDLSSSDKEIQKNVTSESCGYPQSPSNPLSVDSSAKIPWKGSYLLGRALYKCLKCDKRFVYRSVLLKHQQSASCVATPKCCECGQVFKESRLLAVHRQKCCRLRTYKCIKCGAAFKSLSNWYTHQRTHKVLCMYKCPECRKPFQSLTSLLAHRREHMTPLVNGVYPCDNCELTFGSYRARVIHQRKHEAKLPRPPQQEREPGKCRFCGEMFAVLSDLRVHLKTHPEYRPHQCDHCGKCFVLRSSLLAHLANHTGEKPLLCTQCGKRFFGKVQLKSHMRCHTGERPHMCPHCGKCFSLLGNLNIHVRIHTGEKPYVCHQCGKGFISAGDLQVHQRSHTGEKPYHCSICDKRFVVSSHLTAHKRVHTGERPFSCAQCGKTFGRRYDWNKHMYTHSGMKPFPCTLCQKSYTRRTHLTRHMQSHDAGH, from the exons ATGATGG GTTCTGTCCCTCCGATTTCTTCTCTGCGCTTGCTAGTTCCTCCTCTGCGTCTAATGTCTGCATTTATGTGGCAAATTGCTCAACATCAAAATGTGGAGCATTATGAAAAACTGGAAGAATTTGTTTCCTTGGTCACAAAGTTGGTCCCAGATGTCTTGACCAGCAGGCAGAAGGCTACACTAGTAATTGGACTGAGGGCAAAG ATGATTCTTGAGATGTGCCGTGGTGAACTACCTGCAGATCTTCAAACAGTGAAGTCACATGTATACAGGATTCAGTCCTCTCATTCTTCAAAG GTCAGTTATTCAGAAGTGGAGAACCTGCAGGTGAAGTTGCTGAAACTTGTGCTGGGTCTGCTGGAGGACCCTGGCAAAAAGCAGTACTTCTTTCAG GAAGTGTACCCACTCGAGTATGGTCCTGACTTTGACAAAGCACTGCAAGTCTTGGTTGGCCATTTCCTCTCCAGACTGGAACAGCTGCTGCCAGTACCAAACTTCAAACAG ACTTCATCTGTACTTAGTTCCTGTTATTGGGAGTGGAGTGATTGTGTAGAGTCTGTTTGTAGAACAGAGAGTTTGCTACCCTTGATGCAGACTGGCTTTTGTGGGACATTGGGAGATAATG CTCTCCCATCAATAGTAGAGGACAGAATCATCTCCTcactttccctccctcccttaaCTAATGTGTTTACATCCAGCCAAAGTACTGATCAGTCGCAACCTTCCCTGAGTTCTCTGAGTCCTTCCCAGAGTACTCAGGATGCAGACCATGAGCGTGAACAGGAAGTAGGATTCAATTTAAATCTTGCTAGAACTGCAACGATAGAATATCCAAAGGACCACCAGAGTCCAACATCCAATGATGGAGCAACAGATGAagctgcagagaggcagaggttTGAAAGAGAGATCAAAGAGGCTATTAAGCATTTAGAAAAGGAGAGTGAATTGTCAGCTCAGACGGCTGCATCTTTGCCAAGCAATGAGATGACAGGAGTCAAAACACCTGGGGAATCAGTAAGTGGTGTTTCTGAGTCTGCTGCTGCAGTACTGCTTATTACAGTTAAAAAACCCCAAGTTCTGATTCCCAGAATTGCACTTACAAAGACTGACTTACCACTGGAGGTTTCACACTCTGTAGCAACCAAAAGTAGCCAAGAAGGACACAGAAACTCAAGCAAACCACAGCA GAATGTCGCAGCTCCATCAGACCTATCCTCATCAGATAAGGAAATTCAGAAAA ATGTGACATCTGAGTCATGTGGATATCCCCAGAGTCCCAGTAATCCTTTGTCAGTTGACTCCTCTGCAAAAATTCCTTGGAAAGGTTCTTACCTACTTGGCAGGGCCTTGTATAAGTGTCTTAAATGTGACAAGCGTTTTGTGTATCGCTCAGTGCTTCTCAAACACCAGCAGAGTGCCAGCTGCGTGGCCACACCCAAGTGCTGCGAGTGTGGACAGGTGTTCAAGGAGTCCAGACTCCTGGCTGTCCACCGGCAGAAGTGCTGCAGGTTGAGGACTTACAAGTGTATCAAGTGTGGAGCAGCCTTTAAGTCACTCTCTAACTGGTACACCCATCAGAGGACCCACAAGGTGTTGTGCATGTACAAATGCCCCGAATGCAGGAAGCCTTTCCAGAGTCTAACAAGCCTACTCGCTCACAGGCGCGAGCACATGACTCCTTTGGTGAATGGCGTCTACCCCTGTGACAATTGTGAGCTGACCTTTGGGTCGTACCGGGCTAGGGTGATACACCAGAGGAAGCACGAGGCTAAGCTCCCGCGGCCACCGCAGCAGGAGCGAGAGCCGGGGAAATGCCGCTTCTGTGGAGAGATGTTCGCTGTCCTCAGCGACCTAAGGGTGcacctgaaaacacaccccGAGTACCGGCCGCACCAGTGCGATCATTGCGGCAAGTGCTTTGTGCTGCGCAGCAGTCTGCTGGCGCACCTCGCCAACCACACAGGTGAGAAGCCGCTCCTCTGCACCCAGTGCGGCAAGCGCTTCTTCGGTAAGGTGCAGCTCAAGTCACACATGCGCTGCCACACAGGCGAGCGGCCGCACATGTGCCCGCATTGTGGCAAGTGCTTCTCGCTGCTGGGTAACCTGAATATTCATGTGCGGATCCACACGGGGGAGAAACCCTACGTCTGCCACCAGTGCGGCAAGGGCTTCATCTCGGCTGGAGACCTGCAGGTGCACCAACGTAGCCACACGGGTGAGAAGCCGTACCATTGCAGCATCTGTGACAAGAGATTCGTGGTCTCCAGCCACCTGACGGCGCATAAGCGCGTCCACACAGGCGAGCGGCCGTTCTCCTGCGCCCAGTGCGGGAAGACCTTCGGGCGGAGGTACGACTGGAATaagcacatgtacacgcactcGGGGATGAAGCCGTTCCCCTGCACTCTTTGCCAGAAGAGCTACACACGTCGCACACACTTGACCAGACACATGCAGAGCCATGATGCTGGCCACTAG
- the LOC113573537 gene encoding zinc finger protein 345-like isoform X2 has product MQLKTCGPFHSSVPPISSLRLLVPPLRLMSAFMWQIAQHQNVEHYEKLEEFVSLVTKLVPDVLTSRQKATLVIGLRAKMILEMCRGELPADLQTVKSHVYRIQSSHSSKVSYSEVENLQVKLLKLVLGLLEDPGKKQYFFQEVYPLEYGPDFDKALQVLVGHFLSRLEQLLPVPNFKQTSSVLSSCYWEWSDCVESVCRTESLLPLMQTGFCGTLGDNVEDRIISSLSLPPLTNVFTSSQSTDQSQPSLSSLSPSQSTQDADHEREQEVGFNLNLARTATIEYPKDHQSPTSNDGATDEAAERQRFEREIKEAIKHLEKESELSAQTAASLPSNEMTGVKTPGESVSGVSESAAAVLLITVKKPQVLIPRIALTKTDLPLEVSHSVATKSSQEGHRNSSKPQQNVAAPSDLSSSDKEIQKNVTSESCGYPQSPSNPLSVDSSAKIPWKGSYLLGRALYKCLKCDKRFVYRSVLLKHQQSASCVATPKCCECGQVFKESRLLAVHRQKCCRLRTYKCIKCGAAFKSLSNWYTHQRTHKVLCMYKCPECRKPFQSLTSLLAHRREHMTPLVNGVYPCDNCELTFGSYRARVIHQRKHEAKLPRPPQQEREPGKCRFCGEMFAVLSDLRVHLKTHPEYRPHQCDHCGKCFVLRSSLLAHLANHTGEKPLLCTQCGKRFFGKVQLKSHMRCHTGERPHMCPHCGKCFSLLGNLNIHVRIHTGEKPYVCHQCGKGFISAGDLQVHQRSHTGEKPYHCSICDKRFVVSSHLTAHKRVHTGERPFSCAQCGKTFGRRYDWNKHMYTHSGMKPFPCTLCQKSYTRRTHLTRHMQSHDAGH; this is encoded by the exons ATGCAACTAAAGACATGTGGACCTTTTCATA GTTCTGTCCCTCCGATTTCTTCTCTGCGCTTGCTAGTTCCTCCTCTGCGTCTAATGTCTGCATTTATGTGGCAAATTGCTCAACATCAAAATGTGGAGCATTATGAAAAACTGGAAGAATTTGTTTCCTTGGTCACAAAGTTGGTCCCAGATGTCTTGACCAGCAGGCAGAAGGCTACACTAGTAATTGGACTGAGGGCAAAG ATGATTCTTGAGATGTGCCGTGGTGAACTACCTGCAGATCTTCAAACAGTGAAGTCACATGTATACAGGATTCAGTCCTCTCATTCTTCAAAG GTCAGTTATTCAGAAGTGGAGAACCTGCAGGTGAAGTTGCTGAAACTTGTGCTGGGTCTGCTGGAGGACCCTGGCAAAAAGCAGTACTTCTTTCAG GAAGTGTACCCACTCGAGTATGGTCCTGACTTTGACAAAGCACTGCAAGTCTTGGTTGGCCATTTCCTCTCCAGACTGGAACAGCTGCTGCCAGTACCAAACTTCAAACAG ACTTCATCTGTACTTAGTTCCTGTTATTGGGAGTGGAGTGATTGTGTAGAGTCTGTTTGTAGAACAGAGAGTTTGCTACCCTTGATGCAGACTGGCTTTTGTGGGACATTGGGAGATAATG TAGAGGACAGAATCATCTCCTcactttccctccctcccttaaCTAATGTGTTTACATCCAGCCAAAGTACTGATCAGTCGCAACCTTCCCTGAGTTCTCTGAGTCCTTCCCAGAGTACTCAGGATGCAGACCATGAGCGTGAACAGGAAGTAGGATTCAATTTAAATCTTGCTAGAACTGCAACGATAGAATATCCAAAGGACCACCAGAGTCCAACATCCAATGATGGAGCAACAGATGAagctgcagagaggcagaggttTGAAAGAGAGATCAAAGAGGCTATTAAGCATTTAGAAAAGGAGAGTGAATTGTCAGCTCAGACGGCTGCATCTTTGCCAAGCAATGAGATGACAGGAGTCAAAACACCTGGGGAATCAGTAAGTGGTGTTTCTGAGTCTGCTGCTGCAGTACTGCTTATTACAGTTAAAAAACCCCAAGTTCTGATTCCCAGAATTGCACTTACAAAGACTGACTTACCACTGGAGGTTTCACACTCTGTAGCAACCAAAAGTAGCCAAGAAGGACACAGAAACTCAAGCAAACCACAGCA GAATGTCGCAGCTCCATCAGACCTATCCTCATCAGATAAGGAAATTCAGAAAA ATGTGACATCTGAGTCATGTGGATATCCCCAGAGTCCCAGTAATCCTTTGTCAGTTGACTCCTCTGCAAAAATTCCTTGGAAAGGTTCTTACCTACTTGGCAGGGCCTTGTATAAGTGTCTTAAATGTGACAAGCGTTTTGTGTATCGCTCAGTGCTTCTCAAACACCAGCAGAGTGCCAGCTGCGTGGCCACACCCAAGTGCTGCGAGTGTGGACAGGTGTTCAAGGAGTCCAGACTCCTGGCTGTCCACCGGCAGAAGTGCTGCAGGTTGAGGACTTACAAGTGTATCAAGTGTGGAGCAGCCTTTAAGTCACTCTCTAACTGGTACACCCATCAGAGGACCCACAAGGTGTTGTGCATGTACAAATGCCCCGAATGCAGGAAGCCTTTCCAGAGTCTAACAAGCCTACTCGCTCACAGGCGCGAGCACATGACTCCTTTGGTGAATGGCGTCTACCCCTGTGACAATTGTGAGCTGACCTTTGGGTCGTACCGGGCTAGGGTGATACACCAGAGGAAGCACGAGGCTAAGCTCCCGCGGCCACCGCAGCAGGAGCGAGAGCCGGGGAAATGCCGCTTCTGTGGAGAGATGTTCGCTGTCCTCAGCGACCTAAGGGTGcacctgaaaacacaccccGAGTACCGGCCGCACCAGTGCGATCATTGCGGCAAGTGCTTTGTGCTGCGCAGCAGTCTGCTGGCGCACCTCGCCAACCACACAGGTGAGAAGCCGCTCCTCTGCACCCAGTGCGGCAAGCGCTTCTTCGGTAAGGTGCAGCTCAAGTCACACATGCGCTGCCACACAGGCGAGCGGCCGCACATGTGCCCGCATTGTGGCAAGTGCTTCTCGCTGCTGGGTAACCTGAATATTCATGTGCGGATCCACACGGGGGAGAAACCCTACGTCTGCCACCAGTGCGGCAAGGGCTTCATCTCGGCTGGAGACCTGCAGGTGCACCAACGTAGCCACACGGGTGAGAAGCCGTACCATTGCAGCATCTGTGACAAGAGATTCGTGGTCTCCAGCCACCTGACGGCGCATAAGCGCGTCCACACAGGCGAGCGGCCGTTCTCCTGCGCCCAGTGCGGGAAGACCTTCGGGCGGAGGTACGACTGGAATaagcacatgtacacgcactcGGGGATGAAGCCGTTCCCCTGCACTCTTTGCCAGAAGAGCTACACACGTCGCACACACTTGACCAGACACATGCAGAGCCATGATGCTGGCCACTAG
- the LOC113573537 gene encoding zinc finger protein 2-like isoform X4: MQLKTCGPFHSSVPPISSLRLLVPPLRLMSAFMWQIAQHQNVEHYEKLEEFVSLVTKLVPDVLTSRQKATLVIGLRAKMILEMCRGELPADLQTVKSHVYRIQSSHSSKVSYSEVENLQVKLLKLVLGLLEDPGKKQYFFQEVYPLEYGPDFDKALQVLVGHFLSRLEQLLPVPNFKQTSSVLSSCYWEWSDCVESVCRTESLLPLMQTGFCGTLGDNALPSIVEDRIISSLSLPPLTNVFTSSQSTDQSQPSLSSLSPSQSTQDADHEREQEVGFNLNLARTATIEYPKDHQSPTSNDGATDEAAERQRFEREIKEAIKHLEKESELSAQTAASLPSNEMTGVKTPGESTDLPLEVSHSVATKSSQEGHRNSSKPQQNVAAPSDLSSSDKEIQKNVTSESCGYPQSPSNPLSVDSSAKIPWKGSYLLGRALYKCLKCDKRFVYRSVLLKHQQSASCVATPKCCECGQVFKESRLLAVHRQKCCRLRTYKCIKCGAAFKSLSNWYTHQRTHKVLCMYKCPECRKPFQSLTSLLAHRREHMTPLVNGVYPCDNCELTFGSYRARVIHQRKHEAKLPRPPQQEREPGKCRFCGEMFAVLSDLRVHLKTHPEYRPHQCDHCGKCFVLRSSLLAHLANHTGEKPLLCTQCGKRFFGKVQLKSHMRCHTGERPHMCPHCGKCFSLLGNLNIHVRIHTGEKPYVCHQCGKGFISAGDLQVHQRSHTGEKPYHCSICDKRFVVSSHLTAHKRVHTGERPFSCAQCGKTFGRRYDWNKHMYTHSGMKPFPCTLCQKSYTRRTHLTRHMQSHDAGH, translated from the exons ATGCAACTAAAGACATGTGGACCTTTTCATA GTTCTGTCCCTCCGATTTCTTCTCTGCGCTTGCTAGTTCCTCCTCTGCGTCTAATGTCTGCATTTATGTGGCAAATTGCTCAACATCAAAATGTGGAGCATTATGAAAAACTGGAAGAATTTGTTTCCTTGGTCACAAAGTTGGTCCCAGATGTCTTGACCAGCAGGCAGAAGGCTACACTAGTAATTGGACTGAGGGCAAAG ATGATTCTTGAGATGTGCCGTGGTGAACTACCTGCAGATCTTCAAACAGTGAAGTCACATGTATACAGGATTCAGTCCTCTCATTCTTCAAAG GTCAGTTATTCAGAAGTGGAGAACCTGCAGGTGAAGTTGCTGAAACTTGTGCTGGGTCTGCTGGAGGACCCTGGCAAAAAGCAGTACTTCTTTCAG GAAGTGTACCCACTCGAGTATGGTCCTGACTTTGACAAAGCACTGCAAGTCTTGGTTGGCCATTTCCTCTCCAGACTGGAACAGCTGCTGCCAGTACCAAACTTCAAACAG ACTTCATCTGTACTTAGTTCCTGTTATTGGGAGTGGAGTGATTGTGTAGAGTCTGTTTGTAGAACAGAGAGTTTGCTACCCTTGATGCAGACTGGCTTTTGTGGGACATTGGGAGATAATG CTCTCCCATCAATAGTAGAGGACAGAATCATCTCCTcactttccctccctcccttaaCTAATGTGTTTACATCCAGCCAAAGTACTGATCAGTCGCAACCTTCCCTGAGTTCTCTGAGTCCTTCCCAGAGTACTCAGGATGCAGACCATGAGCGTGAACAGGAAGTAGGATTCAATTTAAATCTTGCTAGAACTGCAACGATAGAATATCCAAAGGACCACCAGAGTCCAACATCCAATGATGGAGCAACAGATGAagctgcagagaggcagaggttTGAAAGAGAGATCAAAGAGGCTATTAAGCATTTAGAAAAGGAGAGTGAATTGTCAGCTCAGACGGCTGCATCTTTGCCAAGCAATGAGATGACAGGAGTCAAAACACCTGGGGAATCA ACTGACTTACCACTGGAGGTTTCACACTCTGTAGCAACCAAAAGTAGCCAAGAAGGACACAGAAACTCAAGCAAACCACAGCA GAATGTCGCAGCTCCATCAGACCTATCCTCATCAGATAAGGAAATTCAGAAAA ATGTGACATCTGAGTCATGTGGATATCCCCAGAGTCCCAGTAATCCTTTGTCAGTTGACTCCTCTGCAAAAATTCCTTGGAAAGGTTCTTACCTACTTGGCAGGGCCTTGTATAAGTGTCTTAAATGTGACAAGCGTTTTGTGTATCGCTCAGTGCTTCTCAAACACCAGCAGAGTGCCAGCTGCGTGGCCACACCCAAGTGCTGCGAGTGTGGACAGGTGTTCAAGGAGTCCAGACTCCTGGCTGTCCACCGGCAGAAGTGCTGCAGGTTGAGGACTTACAAGTGTATCAAGTGTGGAGCAGCCTTTAAGTCACTCTCTAACTGGTACACCCATCAGAGGACCCACAAGGTGTTGTGCATGTACAAATGCCCCGAATGCAGGAAGCCTTTCCAGAGTCTAACAAGCCTACTCGCTCACAGGCGCGAGCACATGACTCCTTTGGTGAATGGCGTCTACCCCTGTGACAATTGTGAGCTGACCTTTGGGTCGTACCGGGCTAGGGTGATACACCAGAGGAAGCACGAGGCTAAGCTCCCGCGGCCACCGCAGCAGGAGCGAGAGCCGGGGAAATGCCGCTTCTGTGGAGAGATGTTCGCTGTCCTCAGCGACCTAAGGGTGcacctgaaaacacaccccGAGTACCGGCCGCACCAGTGCGATCATTGCGGCAAGTGCTTTGTGCTGCGCAGCAGTCTGCTGGCGCACCTCGCCAACCACACAGGTGAGAAGCCGCTCCTCTGCACCCAGTGCGGCAAGCGCTTCTTCGGTAAGGTGCAGCTCAAGTCACACATGCGCTGCCACACAGGCGAGCGGCCGCACATGTGCCCGCATTGTGGCAAGTGCTTCTCGCTGCTGGGTAACCTGAATATTCATGTGCGGATCCACACGGGGGAGAAACCCTACGTCTGCCACCAGTGCGGCAAGGGCTTCATCTCGGCTGGAGACCTGCAGGTGCACCAACGTAGCCACACGGGTGAGAAGCCGTACCATTGCAGCATCTGTGACAAGAGATTCGTGGTCTCCAGCCACCTGACGGCGCATAAGCGCGTCCACACAGGCGAGCGGCCGTTCTCCTGCGCCCAGTGCGGGAAGACCTTCGGGCGGAGGTACGACTGGAATaagcacatgtacacgcactcGGGGATGAAGCCGTTCCCCTGCACTCTTTGCCAGAAGAGCTACACACGTCGCACACACTTGACCAGACACATGCAGAGCCATGATGCTGGCCACTAG
- the LOC113573537 gene encoding zinc finger protein 345-like isoform X1, with amino-acid sequence MQLKTCGPFHSSVPPISSLRLLVPPLRLMSAFMWQIAQHQNVEHYEKLEEFVSLVTKLVPDVLTSRQKATLVIGLRAKMILEMCRGELPADLQTVKSHVYRIQSSHSSKVSYSEVENLQVKLLKLVLGLLEDPGKKQYFFQEVYPLEYGPDFDKALQVLVGHFLSRLEQLLPVPNFKQTSSVLSSCYWEWSDCVESVCRTESLLPLMQTGFCGTLGDNALPSIVEDRIISSLSLPPLTNVFTSSQSTDQSQPSLSSLSPSQSTQDADHEREQEVGFNLNLARTATIEYPKDHQSPTSNDGATDEAAERQRFEREIKEAIKHLEKESELSAQTAASLPSNEMTGVKTPGESVSGVSESAAAVLLITVKKPQVLIPRIALTKTDLPLEVSHSVATKSSQEGHRNSSKPQQNVAAPSDLSSSDKEIQKNVTSESCGYPQSPSNPLSVDSSAKIPWKGSYLLGRALYKCLKCDKRFVYRSVLLKHQQSASCVATPKCCECGQVFKESRLLAVHRQKCCRLRTYKCIKCGAAFKSLSNWYTHQRTHKVLCMYKCPECRKPFQSLTSLLAHRREHMTPLVNGVYPCDNCELTFGSYRARVIHQRKHEAKLPRPPQQEREPGKCRFCGEMFAVLSDLRVHLKTHPEYRPHQCDHCGKCFVLRSSLLAHLANHTGEKPLLCTQCGKRFFGKVQLKSHMRCHTGERPHMCPHCGKCFSLLGNLNIHVRIHTGEKPYVCHQCGKGFISAGDLQVHQRSHTGEKPYHCSICDKRFVVSSHLTAHKRVHTGERPFSCAQCGKTFGRRYDWNKHMYTHSGMKPFPCTLCQKSYTRRTHLTRHMQSHDAGH; translated from the exons ATGCAACTAAAGACATGTGGACCTTTTCATA GTTCTGTCCCTCCGATTTCTTCTCTGCGCTTGCTAGTTCCTCCTCTGCGTCTAATGTCTGCATTTATGTGGCAAATTGCTCAACATCAAAATGTGGAGCATTATGAAAAACTGGAAGAATTTGTTTCCTTGGTCACAAAGTTGGTCCCAGATGTCTTGACCAGCAGGCAGAAGGCTACACTAGTAATTGGACTGAGGGCAAAG ATGATTCTTGAGATGTGCCGTGGTGAACTACCTGCAGATCTTCAAACAGTGAAGTCACATGTATACAGGATTCAGTCCTCTCATTCTTCAAAG GTCAGTTATTCAGAAGTGGAGAACCTGCAGGTGAAGTTGCTGAAACTTGTGCTGGGTCTGCTGGAGGACCCTGGCAAAAAGCAGTACTTCTTTCAG GAAGTGTACCCACTCGAGTATGGTCCTGACTTTGACAAAGCACTGCAAGTCTTGGTTGGCCATTTCCTCTCCAGACTGGAACAGCTGCTGCCAGTACCAAACTTCAAACAG ACTTCATCTGTACTTAGTTCCTGTTATTGGGAGTGGAGTGATTGTGTAGAGTCTGTTTGTAGAACAGAGAGTTTGCTACCCTTGATGCAGACTGGCTTTTGTGGGACATTGGGAGATAATG CTCTCCCATCAATAGTAGAGGACAGAATCATCTCCTcactttccctccctcccttaaCTAATGTGTTTACATCCAGCCAAAGTACTGATCAGTCGCAACCTTCCCTGAGTTCTCTGAGTCCTTCCCAGAGTACTCAGGATGCAGACCATGAGCGTGAACAGGAAGTAGGATTCAATTTAAATCTTGCTAGAACTGCAACGATAGAATATCCAAAGGACCACCAGAGTCCAACATCCAATGATGGAGCAACAGATGAagctgcagagaggcagaggttTGAAAGAGAGATCAAAGAGGCTATTAAGCATTTAGAAAAGGAGAGTGAATTGTCAGCTCAGACGGCTGCATCTTTGCCAAGCAATGAGATGACAGGAGTCAAAACACCTGGGGAATCAGTAAGTGGTGTTTCTGAGTCTGCTGCTGCAGTACTGCTTATTACAGTTAAAAAACCCCAAGTTCTGATTCCCAGAATTGCACTTACAAAGACTGACTTACCACTGGAGGTTTCACACTCTGTAGCAACCAAAAGTAGCCAAGAAGGACACAGAAACTCAAGCAAACCACAGCA GAATGTCGCAGCTCCATCAGACCTATCCTCATCAGATAAGGAAATTCAGAAAA ATGTGACATCTGAGTCATGTGGATATCCCCAGAGTCCCAGTAATCCTTTGTCAGTTGACTCCTCTGCAAAAATTCCTTGGAAAGGTTCTTACCTACTTGGCAGGGCCTTGTATAAGTGTCTTAAATGTGACAAGCGTTTTGTGTATCGCTCAGTGCTTCTCAAACACCAGCAGAGTGCCAGCTGCGTGGCCACACCCAAGTGCTGCGAGTGTGGACAGGTGTTCAAGGAGTCCAGACTCCTGGCTGTCCACCGGCAGAAGTGCTGCAGGTTGAGGACTTACAAGTGTATCAAGTGTGGAGCAGCCTTTAAGTCACTCTCTAACTGGTACACCCATCAGAGGACCCACAAGGTGTTGTGCATGTACAAATGCCCCGAATGCAGGAAGCCTTTCCAGAGTCTAACAAGCCTACTCGCTCACAGGCGCGAGCACATGACTCCTTTGGTGAATGGCGTCTACCCCTGTGACAATTGTGAGCTGACCTTTGGGTCGTACCGGGCTAGGGTGATACACCAGAGGAAGCACGAGGCTAAGCTCCCGCGGCCACCGCAGCAGGAGCGAGAGCCGGGGAAATGCCGCTTCTGTGGAGAGATGTTCGCTGTCCTCAGCGACCTAAGGGTGcacctgaaaacacaccccGAGTACCGGCCGCACCAGTGCGATCATTGCGGCAAGTGCTTTGTGCTGCGCAGCAGTCTGCTGGCGCACCTCGCCAACCACACAGGTGAGAAGCCGCTCCTCTGCACCCAGTGCGGCAAGCGCTTCTTCGGTAAGGTGCAGCTCAAGTCACACATGCGCTGCCACACAGGCGAGCGGCCGCACATGTGCCCGCATTGTGGCAAGTGCTTCTCGCTGCTGGGTAACCTGAATATTCATGTGCGGATCCACACGGGGGAGAAACCCTACGTCTGCCACCAGTGCGGCAAGGGCTTCATCTCGGCTGGAGACCTGCAGGTGCACCAACGTAGCCACACGGGTGAGAAGCCGTACCATTGCAGCATCTGTGACAAGAGATTCGTGGTCTCCAGCCACCTGACGGCGCATAAGCGCGTCCACACAGGCGAGCGGCCGTTCTCCTGCGCCCAGTGCGGGAAGACCTTCGGGCGGAGGTACGACTGGAATaagcacatgtacacgcactcGGGGATGAAGCCGTTCCCCTGCACTCTTTGCCAGAAGAGCTACACACGTCGCACACACTTGACCAGACACATGCAGAGCCATGATGCTGGCCACTAG